The following are encoded in a window of Halorarum salinum genomic DNA:
- a CDS encoding aldo/keto reductase: MEYTTLGATGTKVSRICLGCMSFGDPDWRDWVLDGAESRRIIERAIDLGINFFDTANMYSRGESERILGDVLGEYDRDWPVIATKVYNSMDDGNPNARGLSRKAIEQELRHSLDRLGVDTVDLYQIHRWDDETPIEETLGTLADAVRRNDVRYVGASSMWAHQFAGALHASDRLGLDRFVTMQNHYNLAYREEEREMIPLCDRENVGVLPWSPLARGYLTRPHDAFLDSVRGGYMDSDDRLSNRIDTYRRNGGEGINERVEELAGEKGVTMAQIALAWLLHQDAVDAPVVGTTSVEHLEDAVEALEIDLSASDLDYLEAPYRPVEIEGHD; this comes from the coding sequence ATGGAGTACACGACGCTCGGCGCGACCGGAACGAAGGTGAGTCGAATCTGTCTCGGCTGCATGAGCTTCGGGGACCCCGACTGGCGCGACTGGGTGCTCGACGGGGCGGAGAGCCGCCGGATCATCGAGCGGGCCATCGATCTCGGGATCAACTTCTTCGACACGGCGAACATGTACTCGCGGGGGGAGTCGGAGCGGATCCTCGGGGACGTCCTCGGCGAGTACGATCGCGACTGGCCGGTCATCGCGACGAAGGTGTACAACTCGATGGACGACGGGAACCCGAACGCGCGCGGGCTCTCGCGGAAGGCCATCGAGCAGGAACTCCGACACAGCCTGGACCGCCTCGGCGTCGACACCGTCGACCTGTACCAGATCCATCGCTGGGACGACGAGACGCCGATCGAGGAGACGCTCGGGACGCTGGCCGACGCCGTGCGACGAAACGACGTCCGGTACGTCGGGGCGTCCTCGATGTGGGCCCACCAGTTCGCCGGCGCGCTCCACGCGAGCGATCGGCTCGGGCTCGACCGGTTCGTCACGATGCAGAACCACTACAACCTCGCGTACAGGGAGGAGGAGCGGGAGATGATCCCCCTCTGTGATCGCGAGAACGTCGGCGTGCTCCCCTGGAGCCCGCTCGCCCGGGGCTACCTCACGCGCCCCCACGACGCGTTCCTCGACTCCGTTCGGGGCGGGTACATGGATTCGGACGATCGGCTGTCGAACCGGATCGACACGTACCGCCGAAACGGGGGCGAGGGGATCAACGAACGGGTCGAGGAACTCGCCGGGGAGAAGGGGGTGACGATGGCCCAGATCGCGCTCGCCTGGCTCCTCCACCAGGACGCGGTTGACGCGCCGGTCGTCGGGACGACGAGCGTCGAACACCTCGAGGACGCGGTCGAGGCGCTCGAGATCGACCTCTCGGCGAGCGATCTCGACTACCTCGAGGCGCCCTACCGGCCGGTCGAGATCGAGGGGCACGACTGA